In Meiothermus ruber DSM 1279, the following proteins share a genomic window:
- a CDS encoding BamA/OMP85 family outer membrane protein: MKRLFAVVLLLSAAWAAPIQEVEVRGTDAVLAALVRIALPFGVGDEPGDLEQARAAVLDTGYFRDVKIRLEDSKLVVEVVTNPSITKVTTSAKAFPEASVLRYLETEQAIGVGSVFNPKKASEAAQALAKIYRNEGFPFEPRIVPEAKEVAGGVELSFNVDESPELKSVEVGAATYVPKERLEPLFQPVIENGRFSFERFRDAVGRTADVYAAAGFRGSGVNLAGTSLVDGVLKVAFSELKIVEISARGVDISSLNLKVGDPFNLDRILDGVNALSRSLGRVVDLRPERVSQEGVRLTFQAGEQRYGAIREVRIEGNTAIPTEQLLSKLRLKPGDEYNPTLANEDFARILREYRDLGYDLVAQPDISFREGVYVQRLRELRIAGYRIEPALTRTDPSVFLREMPPVGSLFSVSVLRQSITNILRTGLLREPPGVRPQQGEKPEDVILVLSFREAQTGSFIPGISWSSLTGWEGSIGISDTNLWGLAHQYNVTLGINPNDAGQFLTFSASYRIPWVYIDFADFKQVRTSFGVSIYSQPQANTSFPLEQLYNGNTPDLNGDGVIDDNDKTSQWQYTERKTGISFTISRPLSNDLPNLRLSAGLGWEWSIPFLEVNDPNRPRCLVKVSDSSNTANPSVAEDTACSEALLQDAQSKFEQSVREFQAITLTLGATYSTLNSPTFPTQGFSINLSTGYGITFPKGSDVTQYVPVVVTGRTYFQLDQAARQALGLRVSVGTILGTAQDSQKFSLGGNSTDITTLRGYDPRFLDKGTTVLNGSIEYGYDFGLSPTGGTNLYGFVFADFGRLWPASGDLDAFFLGAGVGLQLNLDLLGAILPPIRLDYGFSQRYPTGRFALRLGLGF; encoded by the coding sequence ATGAAGCGACTGTTCGCCGTTGTGCTTTTACTGAGCGCGGCCTGGGCGGCCCCCATCCAGGAAGTGGAAGTGCGGGGTACCGATGCCGTTCTGGCTGCTCTGGTACGCATTGCGCTGCCTTTTGGGGTGGGCGATGAACCAGGTGATCTCGAGCAGGCCCGCGCGGCCGTACTGGATACCGGCTATTTCCGGGATGTGAAAATTCGATTGGAGGACAGCAAGCTGGTGGTTGAGGTGGTGACCAACCCCAGCATCACCAAAGTGACCACCTCGGCCAAGGCTTTCCCCGAGGCCAGTGTGCTGCGCTACCTGGAGACCGAACAGGCCATCGGGGTGGGCTCGGTTTTCAACCCCAAAAAGGCCAGCGAGGCGGCCCAAGCCCTGGCTAAGATCTACCGCAACGAGGGTTTCCCATTTGAACCCAGGATTGTGCCCGAGGCCAAGGAGGTGGCCGGGGGCGTGGAGCTTTCCTTCAATGTGGATGAAAGCCCCGAGCTCAAATCGGTGGAGGTGGGTGCTGCGACCTATGTTCCCAAAGAACGCCTCGAGCCGCTCTTTCAACCGGTTATCGAGAACGGGCGCTTTTCCTTTGAACGCTTCCGCGACGCGGTGGGTCGTACAGCCGATGTGTACGCTGCAGCGGGTTTTAGGGGTAGCGGGGTCAACCTGGCCGGCACCAGCCTGGTGGACGGCGTGCTCAAGGTGGCCTTCAGCGAGCTTAAGATCGTCGAGATCAGCGCTCGAGGGGTGGATATCAGCTCCCTGAACCTCAAAGTGGGCGATCCTTTCAACCTCGACCGCATACTGGACGGGGTTAATGCTCTATCCCGCAGCCTTGGGCGTGTGGTTGATTTAAGGCCCGAGCGGGTAAGCCAGGAAGGGGTACGCCTGACTTTTCAAGCCGGCGAGCAGCGCTATGGGGCGATTCGTGAAGTGCGCATAGAGGGCAACACCGCCATCCCCACAGAACAGTTGCTATCAAAGCTGCGGCTCAAACCGGGGGATGAGTACAACCCGACCCTGGCCAACGAGGATTTTGCCCGTATATTACGAGAGTACCGCGATCTTGGCTACGACCTGGTTGCCCAGCCCGATATTAGCTTCCGCGAGGGGGTCTATGTGCAACGCTTGCGCGAGCTGCGAATTGCGGGCTACCGTATCGAGCCGGCCCTGACCCGCACCGATCCCAGCGTGTTTTTGCGTGAGATGCCCCCGGTGGGCAGCCTGTTTTCGGTGAGCGTTTTGCGGCAGAGCATTACCAACATTCTGCGCACCGGCTTGCTGCGTGAGCCGCCGGGGGTACGCCCCCAGCAGGGTGAAAAACCCGAGGATGTGATCCTGGTACTGAGCTTCCGCGAGGCCCAGACCGGTAGCTTCATACCTGGAATTTCCTGGAGTAGCCTGACCGGTTGGGAAGGCAGCATTGGCATCAGCGATACCAACCTGTGGGGGCTGGCCCACCAGTACAACGTAACCTTGGGTATTAACCCCAACGATGCCGGCCAGTTCCTAACCTTTAGCGCCTCTTACCGCATTCCTTGGGTCTACATCGACTTTGCCGACTTCAAGCAGGTGCGCACCTCCTTTGGGGTGAGCATCTACAGCCAGCCGCAGGCCAACACCAGCTTCCCCCTCGAGCAGCTTTACAACGGCAACACCCCCGACCTCAACGGGGATGGGGTCATTGACGATAACGACAAAACCTCGCAGTGGCAGTATACCGAGCGCAAAACCGGTATTAGCTTCACCATCTCGCGCCCCCTGAGCAACGACCTGCCCAACCTGCGGCTTTCGGCAGGGCTCGGCTGGGAATGGAGCATCCCCTTTCTGGAGGTCAACGATCCCAACCGGCCCCGCTGTTTGGTGAAGGTCTCGGACTCGAGCAACACCGCCAACCCCTCGGTGGCCGAGGATACCGCCTGCAGCGAGGCTCTGTTGCAGGATGCCCAGAGCAAGTTTGAACAGAGCGTGCGGGAGTTTCAGGCCATCACGCTGACCCTGGGCGCGACCTACTCCACCCTCAACAGCCCTACCTTCCCCACCCAGGGCTTTTCGATCAACCTCAGCACGGGCTACGGCATCACCTTCCCTAAAGGCAGCGATGTGACGCAGTACGTTCCGGTGGTGGTCACCGGAAGAACCTATTTCCAGCTAGACCAGGCAGCGCGCCAGGCCCTGGGTTTGCGGGTTTCTGTAGGCACCATTCTAGGTACAGCGCAGGACAGCCAAAAATTCAGCCTCGGGGGTAACAGCACCGACATCACAACCCTGCGCGGTTACGACCCCCGCTTCCTGGATAAAGGCACCACCGTGCTGAACGGCTCGATTGAGTACGGCTACGACTTTGGATTGAGCCCCACCGGCGGCACCAACCTCTACGGCTTTGTGTTTGCGGATTTTGGCCGCCTGTGGCCGGCCTCGGGTGACCTGGACGCTTTCTTCCTGGGAGCTGGTGTGGGGTTGCAACTCAACCTCGACCTGCTCGGTGCGATTCTGCCGCCCATACGCCTCGACTACGGTTTTAGCCAGCGCTACCCCACAGGCCGTTTCGCGCTGCGCCTGGGCCTGGGCTTCTAA
- a CDS encoding ATP-binding protein: MFFDLSRFTEYALAHPLEDTWEAANTALQTAASHVRVYGGHIDKFFGDGFLAVFGVPRSQESDARAALEAARAMVASSTLPGRAGVASGLVLRTPLGGGLAGDQTVLGPAINLSQRLSQAAPPGEVWCDETTMRLVPSAITEALPPQPLKGYAEPLSPYRFLGLRPDPPEVLGREREVRILQRALEAVQAGAGRRLVLYGPMGVGKSHLARHLIETLPDGVRGVLAPRLTTGVALRYALQQALHRLLPGGLSQLRQLNLPEHLRTILDFSIGIEEHPGLPSDELDGLLIEAWWTLLARIAQQVPIVVVLEDMHNADPTVLEFTRRPAPPGVLLLMVARQNRWEPADDLETLRLEPLSLEDAQRLILRIRPDLGPAASLHLAEASGGYPLAVQALSLTPTGEPEPIPLFQPRLDSLPRLARVALQAAAVLGVTIPPELVRHLVGEEADLARLVGEGYLEADDRGQLRFAIPWLREAILGQVGGQQVKTWHQQAARWYQRQGRLAEAATHLEAAGDLVAAYRMWRVVAQQTWAEERYSAAILGFLEALRLAEGNVRWQAALEAAEAHLALGRYAEALELASRPLEAQELPLNLRQRAWAIRLEAGLALGQTDLVERLVLHEAASIRRVDSRSCPPEASLGDGDGPGSPEGHETSVPHQLEPRWALALARTLPLEQALALLEGLPPHLEGAARLIRARGWLRSGQLKLAQAQCEDYLREFANSPAETFEARQILSEVLWRQFRLEEALRALGPPPGEVLPSWFSSLYNSNLADLQLDRGQLEEAGALLEESLLLLEGAPPWAIERISRVRLRYLIESGQLEDALYFGESAVARAPSPSLLATLALAYALAPGQHNHQMLQRMLKGLEGQQQPEVQAACALARGIHSWYWERGGADHLRRAAQLARQAHNPRLFFYALLGLGYLHHTRNPKKALTITRYLLRKTAVAGFVVYHGYARLLQAQILLTRGQDPTDLLTFEAKTPLAELWVVLMRGALKGEKPRINTVGFRGYGVLGVLARYFFQRPTGLLKPRSRQLE, translated from the coding sequence GTGTTTTTCGACCTTTCGAGGTTTACCGAGTACGCCCTAGCGCACCCGCTGGAAGATACCTGGGAAGCTGCCAATACCGCCTTGCAGACTGCGGCCAGCCATGTTCGAGTCTACGGTGGGCACATAGACAAGTTTTTTGGAGACGGTTTTTTGGCGGTTTTTGGCGTGCCGCGCAGCCAGGAATCGGATGCGCGGGCGGCCCTGGAAGCCGCCCGGGCGATGGTGGCTTCCAGCACCCTACCGGGCCGTGCGGGGGTCGCCAGTGGCCTGGTCCTGCGCACACCCCTCGGGGGGGGGCTGGCCGGTGACCAGACCGTACTGGGACCGGCCATCAATCTCTCTCAGCGCCTGTCGCAGGCGGCACCACCGGGTGAGGTATGGTGCGACGAAACAACCATGCGCCTGGTTCCGAGCGCAATTACCGAAGCGCTGCCACCCCAACCCCTCAAGGGTTATGCCGAGCCACTTTCTCCCTACCGCTTTCTGGGGCTACGTCCGGATCCGCCGGAGGTGTTGGGGCGGGAGCGGGAGGTGCGCATCCTGCAACGGGCTTTAGAAGCCGTGCAGGCGGGGGCTGGTAGACGCCTGGTGCTTTATGGCCCAATGGGGGTCGGCAAGTCGCACCTGGCCCGCCACCTCATCGAGACCCTCCCGGACGGGGTGCGCGGTGTGCTGGCACCTCGGCTGACCACCGGGGTGGCCCTGCGCTACGCCCTGCAACAGGCCCTGCACAGGCTGTTGCCAGGGGGGCTTTCCCAGCTCCGACAGCTTAATTTGCCGGAGCACCTTCGAACCATACTGGATTTCAGTATAGGCATTGAAGAGCATCCGGGGTTGCCCTCCGACGAGCTGGATGGTTTGTTGATTGAGGCCTGGTGGACTTTGCTGGCCCGGATAGCCCAGCAGGTGCCGATTGTGGTGGTGCTGGAAGACATGCACAACGCCGACCCCACCGTGCTCGAGTTCACCCGCCGTCCGGCGCCGCCTGGGGTGCTGCTGCTCATGGTGGCCAGGCAGAACCGCTGGGAGCCCGCCGACGATTTGGAAACCCTGCGGCTCGAGCCCCTTTCACTGGAAGATGCCCAGCGTCTTATTTTGCGCATCCGTCCCGACCTGGGCCCGGCAGCCAGTCTTCATCTGGCGGAGGCCAGTGGGGGCTACCCCCTGGCTGTGCAGGCCCTGAGCCTTACCCCCACCGGCGAACCTGAACCCATTCCGCTGTTCCAGCCCAGGCTGGATAGCCTGCCCCGCCTGGCCCGGGTGGCCTTGCAGGCCGCGGCTGTTCTGGGTGTAACCATCCCACCTGAGTTGGTAAGGCATCTGGTGGGAGAGGAGGCCGATCTGGCCCGGCTGGTTGGGGAGGGTTACCTCGAGGCCGACGACCGGGGCCAGCTACGTTTCGCGATTCCCTGGTTGCGGGAGGCGATTCTGGGTCAGGTGGGCGGGCAGCAGGTTAAAACCTGGCACCAGCAGGCGGCGCGCTGGTATCAGCGCCAGGGCCGTCTGGCCGAGGCAGCCACCCACCTCGAGGCCGCTGGCGATCTGGTTGCGGCCTACCGCATGTGGCGGGTGGTGGCCCAGCAGACCTGGGCCGAGGAGCGTTACTCAGCGGCCATACTGGGCTTCCTCGAGGCTTTGCGATTGGCTGAGGGGAATGTGCGCTGGCAGGCGGCGCTCGAGGCGGCCGAGGCCCATCTGGCCCTGGGCCGCTATGCCGAGGCCCTGGAACTGGCCAGCCGCCCGCTGGAGGCCCAGGAGCTACCCCTGAACCTGCGCCAGCGGGCCTGGGCGATCCGCCTCGAGGCGGGTCTGGCTTTGGGGCAGACCGACCTGGTGGAACGCCTGGTGCTGCACGAGGCCGCCAGCATCCGCCGAGTGGATTCAAGGTCATGCCCGCCGGAGGCTTCCCTGGGAGATGGGGACGGCCCCGGATCTCCAGAAGGCCACGAAACCAGTGTTCCGCACCAACTGGAGCCCCGCTGGGCACTGGCGCTGGCCCGTACCCTTCCGCTGGAACAGGCGCTGGCCCTGTTGGAAGGCCTACCCCCGCACCTCGAGGGCGCAGCCAGGCTGATCCGGGCTCGGGGCTGGTTACGCTCCGGACAGCTAAAGCTGGCCCAGGCGCAGTGTGAGGACTACCTCAGGGAGTTTGCCAACAGCCCGGCAGAAACCTTTGAGGCGCGGCAAATTCTATCCGAGGTGCTCTGGCGACAGTTTAGGCTCGAGGAGGCCCTGAGGGCCTTGGGCCCGCCGCCAGGTGAGGTGCTGCCTTCCTGGTTTAGCAGCCTATACAACAGCAACCTGGCTGACCTGCAGCTTGACCGGGGCCAGCTCGAGGAAGCAGGGGCTCTGCTGGAGGAAAGCCTGCTGCTGCTCGAGGGCGCGCCTCCTTGGGCGATCGAGCGGATCAGCCGTGTTCGCTTGCGCTACTTGATTGAATCGGGCCAGTTAGAGGACGCGCTCTACTTTGGGGAGTCGGCGGTGGCTCGAGCCCCCTCTCCCAGCCTGCTGGCTACTCTGGCCCTGGCCTATGCCCTGGCCCCCGGACAGCACAACCACCAGATGCTCCAGCGGATGCTCAAAGGCCTGGAGGGCCAGCAGCAGCCCGAGGTGCAGGCTGCCTGTGCGCTGGCCAGGGGGATCCACTCGTGGTACTGGGAGCGGGGCGGGGCCGACCATCTGCGCCGGGCGGCCCAGTTGGCGCGGCAGGCCCATAACCCCAGGCTCTTTTTCTACGCGCTGCTGGGCCTCGGCTACCTGCACCACACCCGGAACCCCAAAAAGGCCCTGACGATAACGCGCTACCTGCTACGAAAAACCGCGGTGGCTGGTTTTGTGGTGTATCACGGCTATGCCCGCTTATTACAGGCCCAGATCTTACTCACCAGGGGCCAGGATCCCACCGACTTGCTGACGTTTGAAGCCAAAACGCCCTTGGCCGAGCTGTGGGTCGTGCTTATGCGGGGGGCTCTGAAGGGTGAAAAACCCCGCATAAACACTGTTGGCTTCCGGGGGTATGGTGTGCTGGGTGTCCTGGCCCGCTACTTTTTTCAACGGCCCACGGGGCTTTTGAAACCGCGTTCCAGGCAGCTCGAGTAA